The Salminus brasiliensis chromosome 8, fSalBra1.hap2, whole genome shotgun sequence genome has a window encoding:
- the nabp1a gene encoding SOSS complex subunit B2, producing the protein MSSVSNEAVILIKDVKPGSKNLNIVFIVLEIGRVTKTKDGHEVRSCKVADKSGSIAISVWDELGSLIQPGDIIRLTRGYASIWKGCLTLYTGRGGDLQKIGEFCMVYSEVPNFSEPNPELLAQANQQNKTGKEQRGNSPPNQNVGTPVQAGNGAMQTFPNNAAPAPSNFGAQGRTNGRVPGNGPPSVTVGGPPAPPKPSVTISNGRDPRRASKR; encoded by the exons ATGTCGAGCGTTTCCAACGAGGCGGTCATCTTGATCAAAGACGTAAAGCCGGGATCGAAAAACCTCAATATCGTTTTTATAGTTTTGGAAATAG GTCGGGTGACTAAGACAAAGGATGGTCATGAAGTGCGCTCTTGTAAAGTGGCCGATAAAAGCGGCAGCATCGCCATCTCTGTTTGGGATGAACTAGGCAGCCTCATCCAGCCAGGGGACATTATTCGCCTTACACGAGG TTATGCCTCCATTTGGAAGGGATGCCTCACCCTGTACACTGGACGAGGTGGAGACCTACAGAAAATTGGAGA GTTCTGTATGGTGTACTCGGAAGTTCCTAATTTTAGTGAGCCAAATCCAGAGCTGCTAGCCCAGGCCAACCAGCAGAACAAGACG GGTAAAGAACAGCGAGGAAATTCTCCACCCAATCAAAATGTGGGTACGCCTGTACAAGCAG GAAACGGTGCTATGCAGACATTTCCCAACAATGCTGCTCCTGCACCTTCTAACTTTGGGGCTCAGGGAAGAACAAATGGACGTGTTCCAGGCAATGGCCCTCCTTCAGTGACTGTAGGGGGACCTCCTGCCCCACCCAAACCATCTGTCACAATCAGCAATGGCAGGGACCCCCGACGCGCTTCGAAGAGATGA
- the ftcdnl1 gene encoding formiminotransferase N-terminal subdomain-containing protein gives MASTLGRRLVACLLNISEARERNLVETVAQAAITDKHGRRRKGTTVLNIFSDYDYNRSVITIVASIDLIKDAVLSACEQAFSMIDMNEHEGVHPCMGAVDLVPLYPLGQDVDLEDCGKEARVLATELTERVLGTSAFFFGWADVPLRRGLAQRRKEMGWFRKVPNMAAIQPDIGPQPTRQYGLTGIGASSYVMNCNVTIDTQDLALGRGVAAAIRESSPGGIPGVQVMALPHEGTVEIACNVESVQAGSPSDLSNGMEPWPAFTIGDRNLFHAPASLITARVTELAGCHGVATKGTALVGFTPLECKDLAERALAQEIGEFWKMLHSVRM, from the exons ATGGCCTCTACTCTTGGTCGCCGCTTGGTTGCCTGTTTACTGAACATCTCAGAGGCCCGGGAGAGAAATTTGGTGGAGACTGTGGCTCAAGCAGCTATAACTGATAAACATG GACGAAGACGAAAGGGCACAACAGTTCTCAATATCTTCAGTGACTACGACTACAACCGATCTGTCATCACAATTGTGGCCAGCATTGACCTCATCA AGGATGCAGTCTTGTCTGCATGCGAGCAGGCGTTCTCAATGATTGATATGAATGAGCACGAAGGCGTTCACCCCTGCATGGGAGCTGTGGACCTTGTACCCCTGTACCCTCTGGGACAGGATGTGGATTTGGAGGATTGTGGAAAAGAGGCCCGAG TTTTAGCCACTGAGCTGACCGAACGGGTTCTGGGCACCAGTGCGTTTTTCTTTGGCTGGGCGGATGTACCACTGCGTCGTGGCCTTGCTCAGAGGAGAAAGGAGATGGGCTGGTTCCGGAAGGTTCCAAACATGGCGGCTATCCAGCCAGATATTGGACCACAACCTACAAGACAATATGGACTAACAG GTATTGGTGCCAGTTCTTATGTGATGAACTGCAACGTAACCATCGATACCCAGGATCTTGCCCTAGGTCGGGGTGTGGCTGCAGCCATCCGAGAGTCCAGTCCAGGTGGTATTCCAGGTGTTCAGGTCATGGCCCTGCCCCATGAAGGCACTGTGGAAATTGCCTGTAATGTAGAAAGTGTGCAAGCAGGCTCTCCGTCTGATCTGTCTAATGGCATGGAACCGTGGCCAGCATTCACCATTGGGGATCGGAACTTATTCCACGCGCCAGCCTCACTCATTACTGCCCGTGTCACAGAGTTGGCTGGTTGCCATGGGGTGGCTACCAAAGGTACAGCATTAGTGGGGTTCACGCCACTTGAGTGCAAGGACTTAGCAGAGAGGGCGCTGGCTCAGGAAATCGGAGAATTCTGGAAGATGCTGCACAGTGTACGAATGTAA